The Buchnera aphidicola (Muscaphis stroyani) DNA window TGTACTTCTTTAATTTCTTCTCTTTTATTTGCATGCATTTGAACGATTCTACCAAATCGCTCACGTTGTGATTTGACAGAATTAAATACAGTATCTCCTGATTTTACTACTCCAGAGTATACTCTAAAAAAAGTTAAATTACCTACAAATGGATCAGTAGCAATTTTAAAAGCTAAAGCTGAAAACGGAGCTTGATCATTTGAAGATCTAAAAGAAGGAGTTTTGTTATTATCATTTAAAGTCCCTTTAATATCTTGAACATCATTAGGAGCGGGTAAATACTCAATTATTGCATCTAATAATGCCTGAACTCCTTTATTTTTAAAAGCTGAACCACAAGTTATAAGAGTAATTTCGTTGTTTAAAGCACGTTGACGAAGTGATAATTTGATTTCATTTTCTGATAATTCTATGCCATTTAAATATTTTTCCATAAGAATTTCATTAGATTCAGCTGCTGATTCAATTAATTTTTGGCGCCATTCTTCTGATAATTGAACCATATTATTTGGAATTTTATTATACGTAAATGTAATTCCTTGATCAGAATCTTTCCAATAAATAGCTTTTCTTTTAATTAAATCTACAACACCAATAAAATTTTCTTCTGAACCAATAGCTAATTGAAGAGGAACCGGATTAGCTCCTAATCTTTTTTTGATTTGTTTTACTACTTTTAAAAAATTAGCTCCCATGCGATCCATTTTATTTATAAAAGCTATACGAGGAACTTTATACTTGTTTGCTTGTCTCCATACAGTTTCTGACTGAGGTTGAACGCCTCCTACTGCACAATAAACCATGACAGCTCCATCTAATACACGCATTGAACGTTCTACTTCTATAGTAAAATCAACATGCCCAGGTGTATCAATGATATTAATTCTGTGAGGTTTAAATTGTTTAGCCATTCCACTCCAAAATGCCGTCGTAGCTGCTGAAGTAATAGTAATGCCTCTTTCTTGTTCTTGTTCCATCCAATCCATGGTAGCAGCTCCGTCATGAACTTCACCGATTTTATGATTAATTCCTGTATAAAATAAAATCCTTTCAGTTGTAGTTGTTTTACCTGCATCTATATGAGCACTAATTCCAATATTACGATATTGAGAAATAGGTGTTGTACGAGTCATTATTTTTTCTCTCATGTTTAGTGTTTCAAAAATCAGCACCCTATGAGTAAAATAAGATGATTGCACAATATAACAATATAAAAAATAAAATGATTAAGATTTTACCAACGATAGTGAGCAAAAGCTTTATTTGCTTCTGCCATTTTATGTATTTCTTCTCTTTTTTTTACTGCAGCTCCTTTTTTTTCTACTGCATCAAAAAGTTCATTAGATAATCGCACAGACATAGACTTATCGACTCTTTTACGAGCTGATTCCACGATCCATCTCATAGCTAACGCATTTC harbors:
- the fusA gene encoding elongation factor G; protein product: MTRTTPISQYRNIGISAHIDAGKTTTTERILFYTGINHKIGEVHDGAATMDWMEQEQERGITITSAATTAFWSGMAKQFKPHRINIIDTPGHVDFTIEVERSMRVLDGAVMVYCAVGGVQPQSETVWRQANKYKVPRIAFINKMDRMGANFLKVVKQIKKRLGANPVPLQLAIGSEENFIGVVDLIKRKAIYWKDSDQGITFTYNKIPNNMVQLSEEWRQKLIESAAESNEILMEKYLNGIELSENEIKLSLRQRALNNEITLITCGSAFKNKGVQALLDAIIEYLPAPNDVQDIKGTLNDNNKTPSFRSSNDQAPFSALAFKIATDPFVGNLTFFRVYSGVVKSGDTVFNSVKSQRERFGRIVQMHANKREEIKEVHAGDIAAAIGLKEVTTGDTLCDLNKPIILERMEFPEPVISISVEPKTKIDQEKMGLALNRLAKEDPSFQVKTDQESNQTIISGMGELHLEIIVDRMKREFGVDANIGKPQVAYRETILQKVKDVEGKHIKQSGGRGQYGHVVIELFPLEPGGSGYLFINDIKGGVIPGEYILAIDKGIQEQLKHGPLAGYPVVDVGVRLYFGSYHDVDSSELAFKIAASIAFKKGFKQAKPILLEPIMKVEIETPDDYMGDVIGDLNRRRGIIEGMKDLVMGKIINACVPLSEMFGYATDLRSKTQGRASYSMEFLKYLEAPDFIASFIIEKKGK